A part of Candidatus Omnitrophota bacterium genomic DNA contains:
- a CDS encoding phosphatase PAP2 family protein, whose product MVNFHFVEFFDIPVFNFINHNLSNHFLNYVMPIISRMGGGELYFALGVLLLFSRKRELKILGIALLAGITVSYYIVTVLKVFIARPRPFVALANVIFLGPTERGYSFPSNHTTMAFMTVSLLASHFKKYILFYSFAALVAFSRVYMGVHYPIDVLSSAILGCFIGWPLVRISRLLETKV is encoded by the coding sequence ATGGTAAATTTTCATTTTGTGGAATTTTTTGATATCCCGGTATTTAATTTTATTAATCATAATTTAAGTAATCATTTTTTAAATTATGTAATGCCCATTATAAGCCGGATGGGAGGCGGTGAATTGTACTTTGCCTTAGGTGTCTTGTTGCTTTTTTCCAGAAAAAGGGAATTAAAAATTTTAGGCATTGCCTTATTGGCAGGTATTACGGTCTCATACTATATTGTCACCGTGCTTAAAGTATTCATAGCAAGGCCCAGGCCTTTTGTAGCTCTTGCCAATGTAATTTTTTTGGGGCCTACGGAAAGAGGCTATTCCTTTCCGTCTAACCACACGACGATGGCTTTTATGACGGTCTCGTTATTGGCGAGCCATTTTAAAAAATATATTTTGTTTTATTCCTTCGCCGCGCTTGTGGCATTTTCAAGAGTTTATATGGGTGTCCACTATCCTATAGACGTCCTCTCCAGCGCCATTCTCGGATGTTTTATAGGGTGGCCGTTAGTTCGGATCAGTCGTTTACTCGAAACAAAAGTATAG
- a CDS encoding MFS transporter, whose translation MTLLKNIKHTFRALRYRNYRLYFSGQTISLVGTWMQQMAISWLTYRITNSVFMLGLIGFLGQIPTLLFTPFAGVFADRYNRHRILMITQVLEMVQALILAALIMSGVISIWHIVILTIFLGIVTAFDAPARHAFVVEMVSTKEDLSNAIALNSLSFNAARLIGPAMAGILVAIVGEGMCFFINGVSYIAVILALFGMRITPRMIQKEHKPIMHGFKEGMRYVLNHPTIKSIMLITALISLVGMSYVVLMPVFAKDVLGGGPGTLGYLMGVSGLGALLGALYLASRKDVKGLGRVAFFNANLFGMGLIAFSFSRVLWLSMAILVFIGFGMMAQMASYNTVLQTIVHDDKRGRVMSIFMAAFMGMVPFGYLIAGSLASLLGAPRSLMIFGILSVAGSLLLVRKADMAKEGLW comes from the coding sequence ATGACGCTATTAAAAAATATTAAACATACATTTAGGGCGCTTCGCTATAGAAACTACAGGCTATATTTTTCAGGCCAGACCATATCGCTTGTAGGTACATGGATGCAGCAGATGGCGATAAGCTGGCTCACATACCGTATAACAAATTCTGTTTTTATGTTGGGGCTTATAGGTTTTTTGGGCCAGATACCGACGCTTCTATTCACTCCTTTCGCCGGTGTATTCGCGGATAGATACAACAGGCATCGCATCCTTATGATAACCCAGGTATTGGAGATGGTTCAGGCGCTTATACTCGCGGCGCTTATAATGTCGGGGGTGATTTCTATATGGCATATAGTGATACTTACAATATTTTTAGGTATAGTAACGGCTTTTGACGCGCCCGCGCGCCATGCGTTTGTGGTGGAAATGGTTTCGACAAAAGAAGATCTAAGCAACGCCATCGCCTTAAACTCGCTGTCATTTAACGCGGCCCGTCTTATAGGCCCGGCGATGGCCGGCATACTGGTCGCTATAGTGGGAGAGGGGATGTGCTTTTTCATAAACGGAGTAAGTTATATCGCGGTTATACTGGCTTTGTTCGGTATGCGTATTACTCCGAGGATGATACAAAAGGAGCATAAGCCGATAATGCATGGTTTCAAAGAAGGGATGCGTTATGTCCTGAATCATCCGACTATAAAATCTATAATGCTTATAACGGCGCTGATAAGCCTTGTCGGCATGTCATATGTGGTATTGATGCCGGTATTTGCCAAAGATGTTCTGGGCGGCGGGCCGGGTACGCTGGGATATCTTATGGGAGTCTCAGGTTTGGGCGCGCTACTCGGTGCGCTATACCTTGCTTCAAGGAAGGATGTCAAGGGGCTTGGCAGAGTGGCCTTCTTTAACGCGAATTTATTCGGCATGGGCCTTATAGCCTTCTCATTTTCGCGCGTGCTTTGGCTCTCTATGGCAATTCTTGTATTTATAGGATTCGGGATGATGGCCCAGATGGCGTCTTATAATACGGTTTTGCAAACTATAGTGCATGATGATAAGCGCGGCAGGGTGATGAGCATATTTATGGCTGCTTTCATGGGCATGGTGCCGTTCGGCTATCTCATCGCCGGATCTTTAGCCAGTTTATTGGGAGCGCCGCGCTCACTTATGATATTTGGAATATTATCTGTCGCCGGTTCGCTTCTTCTCGTGCGCAAGGCGGATATGGCCAAGGAGGGGTTATGGTAA
- a CDS encoding NYN domain-containing protein — MKVLIVDGYNAIHKIPEIDSIMDESLDQARSAITGLAKEYQRRIGGISEVFVVFDGQDEYRGLSLNKPNQVFSRTGQGDRKVIRLAQDKSDKFHVVVVSDDNRVGNSCRAAGATVITVKKFYDAIKKY, encoded by the coding sequence ATGAAGGTGTTAATAGTAGACGGGTATAACGCTATACACAAGATACCGGAAATAGACTCCATCATGGATGAGAGCCTTGACCAGGCGCGGAGCGCTATAACCGGATTAGCGAAAGAGTATCAGCGCAGGATAGGGGGTATTTCAGAGGTATTCGTCGTGTTTGACGGCCAAGATGAATACAGGGGGCTTTCTTTAAATAAGCCAAACCAGGTTTTTTCAAGAACTGGCCAGGGCGATAGAAAAGTGATAAGGCTGGCCCAGGACAAATCGGACAAGTTTCATGTGGTAGTGGTTTCAGACGATAATCGCGTAGGAAACAGCTGCCGCGCAGCCGGAGCGACGGTGATAACGGTAAAGAAGTTTTATGACGCTATTAAAAAATATTAA